The genomic stretch ACAGCATATATACTACCACAAAAGTGAACAACTGTAGAACTCCGAAAGACACCTTAACATTCACCTCGGTCTTGCATACTTGCACCAAGCAAagcttcccacaagttcatcaGACCTGGAGCCTGGAGCCTTTCATTCGTCCTTCTTCTCGAGGCTGGTGTTGTTCAGCCGCTCGACGGCTAGTATGAGTGCCTGTGTACCGAGCCCGCCCTCGCCGTGCGCCATCAGCGACACATACAGCTGTTGCGCGAGCGCGAGCCCCGGCAGCGACAGCCCCATGGCCTGGCATTCCGACAGGCAGATACCGAGGTCCTTGACGAAGTGCCGGACATAGAAGCCAGCCGCCATATCCCTCTCCAGGATCCGCTTCCCGTACAGTTCCAGCGACTTGGACCCCGCCGCGCCGGTGGAGATGGCCTCCAGCCACTTGGCCACGTCCAGCCCGGCCTTGTGCGCGTACACCATGCCCTCCACGAGCCCCACCATTGTGGACGCGATGGCGATCTGGTTGCCCAGCTTCGCGCGCTGCCCCGCGCCGGGCCCGCCCATGTACAGCGCGTTTCCCATAAGCTTGAAGAGCGGCGCCAGGCGAGCAACGACGGCGGCGTCGCCGCCCGCGAAGATGGAGAGGGCGGCGTTGCGGGCCCCTCGGTCGCCGCCGGAGACGGGGGCGTCGACGGCCGAGcagccggcggcggcagcggccgcGGCTATCTCGGCGGCGAGGGTGGGGTCGGAGGTGGTCATGTCGACTAGGATACCGCCTGGGGCGAGGCCGGAGAGGGCGCCGGTGGATGGATCGAGGGCGGTGGAGCGGACGTCGGAGGGGAAGCCGACCATGAGGAAGATTACATCGGCAGCCGAGGCGGCCGCGCGCGGGCTGTCCGCGAGGCTGGCGCCGCGGGAGACGAGGCTCTGGGTCTTGGATGCCGTGCGGTTGAAGACGGTGAGAGCGTACCCGGCGGAGAGGAGGTGGCCAGCCATGGACTGGCCCATGACGCCCGTCCCCACCCAGGCCACGCGGGTGGTGTCCGGAGAGATCGGACGATCGGAGACGTTCGCTGccgtggacgacgacgacgacatggctgctgctgcggcggtgGCGGTAGCGGCAAGCGGAAAGGGCGGACGGCGGCGAGTGAGGAAACGGGATATGCCGGCGAGCATTTGGGGGCGGAGTAGCTGCTTGATATGCTGTCCCTGTATGCAGCTGAATTGTCGCAAATGCCCTCTTGGGTCACGTTGTAGTTGCCGATAAGGCGACCCCGCGTCGTGAGGCCCTTCTGGCTTCTAGTCACTGTCTTGGAATGGGGCCAGTGGGCTTTATCCATGGGCCGAATGGTAGCCCGAGAGTGGAGCTCATGGGTGACGAGCAGCCCGCCGCCAATCTGCATCGACCAAACCAGGGGCCGAATATTCGACCGTGGGATATTTCTTGCCCGGTGCGCAACTCCGCTGCTATAGATAGATATCCTCACAGGCGGCCGCTAGGGTTTTAGTGCTTCTCTCCCGGCGGCGCCTCCACATCTCGTCTCTCAGATCGGGAGGCGAAACCAAGGTGACTGTCCACCCCTTCCCCCTCTTCTCTGGTTGGTAGAACTAGAGCTAGCTGATCGGTATTTCTGGTTGACTTCGAGGCGTTTTGGTTCCATCTCGTGGTGTCTTGTGTTGATTGGATTGAGCTAGAGCTAGCTGATCGATATTTTTAGTTGATTACAAGGCGTTTTGGTTCCATCTCGTGGTGTCTTGTGGTGATTGGATCGAATCAGAGGCCTTGAAGTGGCTTGCGGTTCGAATCTGAAGTTTGTGTGGGTGCTCGAGGTAATTTAGGTCGATTCGGGTTTACTGGTGCCCCTGATTTGTTCTCGCTGTGTTTGGTCTCTCCGATCTGTAGAGATAAGGTGCAGTCCTGTTCTCTCTGTGTTTGGTCTGTCCGATCTGTAGAGATAAGGTGCAGTCCCGGTTCACTCCGGATGTCCTATATTACTTGATTCTTAGCTTAATTTTTGCGTTGACCAGTTAGTTTGCACCTTCGGGTGAATTGTGTCTGCTGTGATCCTTGGTTGACACTGATTTGTTTACTCAGATCTACCGTTTTGCCATGACTGTCTGATTTGGTTCTAACAATTTGTGCTCTGTTGGTAGTCCTCAGATTCATGATAGTTATGTTTACGATCCATTTTAGGCAGTATGATTACCTTTTTATGGTCCATTTTTTATGCTCAGTATGCTAGCATGCATTTATCTGTGGTAGTCCAAGTCTACATGAATTTGTTGAGTAATCTATGCTTTCTTTTTTGGTgtctttgattttcatgaaggCTAGGATCTTCTGCTAGTTGAAATGTCTGTCAATAATAATGTGATAATCTGTCTGTAGACGTGTATAAGATTTGTTTTGGTTCACAGTTGTAATACACATGGTACACCCATTGGTTGTGCTTTATTAACCTGTAGTTACCatctactttttttttgtttcacttATCAGTATTAACCCATTCATTTAGTATTTTAGAGATTGAATCATTCCTTTGATTCTTTCTTAAAACAAGTTGTGTAGTATGATGAGGTTCTACCCTGTATTCAACAAAGATACCTATTGGCTTTTGTGTGCTTACAGTCACTTGTGTTGAGTGAAAATTAGAATAATTTACCTTGACAAAGAGTGTGAGTGAAAACGTTTTCAACAACTTTCTGAAATGGTTAATATCTTGTTCAACACATTAGACAGTTAAATTTATGGTTCTCTTTTAGTCCTGACAATTGTAGTGCTTGTTGCTTCTTTGTGCTGATGTCAGGCTCATAGTTTTCTGTAATTCTGTTTATTttgcttttttttaaaaaaaaatctgacTCAGCATTTTGTACCTTCAACTGCAGGAATACATATACATATTTGTAGTTGGATCTTCAAAAAAAGTCAAGATGGTGAAGTTCACGGCTGAAGAGCTCCGTGGCATCATGGACAAAAAGAACAACATTCGCAATATGTCTGTTATTGCTCATGTGGACCATGGTATGTTCAGAACAGTGCTTTGTTAGATGGCATTCACTCCATGTTTTCGAGCCTTTTTGTTTTAGAACTTATTTTGTTTTCAATGTTTAAGAGCTAATGATTTTAATGATGCTGCAATGCTGCATTATCTGTTTTCTGCAAGTTACTTATGGTCTGTTATTTGTTCATGTAgtaggcttactgttttttcatcTTGTGATTAATGTATTGCTTCTCTAGGTGCTATGATATGCATAGTACCTGTTAGCTATATGTTTTAGATTGTAATGTATTGATGTGTTTGTTAACTTTCAATTTTGATTGGTTGTCTGTCCTTCATGTGCTACTCTATGATGCATGACCAGTTGGCTGTTGAAATTGTGCACAGTAACTTATATATTATTGATGTTTTGCAGGAAAGTCCACGCTTACAGATTCCCTTGTGGCAGCTGCTGGTATTATAGCCCAGGAAGTTGCTGGTGATGTTCGCATGACTGATACTCGTGCAGATGAAGCAGAGCGTGGTATTACAATCAAATCCACTGGTATCTCTCTTTACTATGAGATGACTGATGAGTCACTGAAGAACTACAAGGGTGAGAGGGATGGTAACCAATATTTGATCAACCTTATTGACTCGCCTGGGCACGTCGATTTTTCTTCGGAAGTTACAGCTGCTCTTCGCATCACCGATGGTGCTCTGGTGGTGGTTGACTGTATTGAAGGTGTCTGTGTGCAAACTGAAACTGTACTCCGCCAAGCCCTTGGTGAGAGGATTAGGCCAGTCCTTACTGTGAACAAGATGGACAGGTGCTTCCTTGAGCTTCAGGTTGAGGGTGAGGAAGCTTATCAGACATTCTCCCGTGTCATTGAGAATGCCAACGTCATCATGGCAACATATGAAGATAAGCTCCTAGGTGATGTCCAAGTCTACCCAGAGAAGGGGACTGTTGCTTTTTCTGCTGGCCTGCACGGATGGGCCTTTACCCTCACTAACTTTGCCAAGATGTATGCATCTAAGTTTGGAGTTGATGAATCTAAGATGATGGAGAGGCTTTGGGGTGAGAACTTCTTTGACCCTGCCACAAAGAAGTGGACTACCAAGAACACAGGTTCTCCTACCTGCAAGAGAGGATTCGTTCAGTTCTGCTATGAGCCAATCAAGCAAATCATCAACACCTGCATGAACGATCAGAAGGAGAAATTGTGGCCCATGCTGCAAAAGCTCAATGTTACCATGAAGGCTGATGAGAAGGAATTGATTGGCAAAGCTTTGATGAAGCGTGTTATGCAAACGTGGCTTCCAGCTAGCACCGCACTGCTTGAGATGATGATATTCCACCTTCCTTCCCCTGCAAAGGCTCAAAAGTATCGTGTGGAGAACTTGTATGAGGGACCCCTTGATGATGTCTATGCAACTGCTATCAGAAACTGTGATCCGGAGGGACCTCTTATGCTGTATGTTTCAAAGATGATTCCAGCATCTGACAAGGGCAGGTTCTTTGCCTTTGGTCGTGTCTTCTCAGGGAAGGTTGCTACTGGTATGAAGGTTCGGATCATGGGTCCCAACTATGTCCCTGGCCAGAAGAAGGATCTGTATGTCAAGAGCGTCCAGCGTACTGTTATCTGGATGGGAAAGAAACAAGAGTCTGTCGAGGATGTTCCTTGTGGTAACACTGTTGCAATGGTTGGTCTGGATCAGTTTATCACGAAGAATGCTACACTCACTAATGAGAAGGAGGTTGATGCATGCCCAATCAGAGCAATGAAGTTCTCTGTCTCCCCTGTTGTGCGTGTTGCTGTTCAGTGCAAGGTTGCCTCTGACCTTCCCAAGCTAGTTGAAGGTTTGAAGCGTCTGGCAAAGTCTGATCCTATGGTTCTCTGTACAATTGAAGAATCTGGTGAGCATATCATTGCTGGAGCTggtgagcttcatcttgagatcTGCCTGAAGGATCTGCAGGAGGACTTCATGGGTGGTGCTGAAATTATCGTTTCCCCTCCTGTTGTGTCCTTCCGTGAAACTGTTCTTGAGAAGTCCTGCCGTACTGTCATGAGCAAGTCACCCAACAAGCACAACCGTCTGTACATGGAAGCGCGCCCCTTGGAGGAGGGTCTTGCTGAGGCCATTGATGAGGGCCGCATTGGCCCACGTGATGATCCTAAGGTGCGCTCCCAGATCCTCTCTCAGGAGTTTGGTTGGGACAAGGACCTTGCCAAGAAGATTTGGTGTTTTGGACCTGAGACCACTGGTCCAAACATGGTTGTTGATATGTGTAAGGGAGTTCAGTATCTCAATGAAATCAAGGATTCTGTTGTGGCTGGTTTCCAGTGGGCATCAAAGGAGGGTGCACTGGCAGAGGAGAACATGCGTGGGATTTGCTTTGAGGTCTGTGATGTCGTTCTTCATGCTGATGCTATCCACAGGGGTGGTGGCCAGGTCATTCCTACTGCTAGGAGGGTCATCTATGCTTCTCAGCTCACGGCCAAGCCAAGGCTGCTGGAGCCAGTGTACCTGGTGGAGATTCAGGCCCCAGAAAATGCACTTGGTGGTATCTATGGTGTTCTGAATCAGAAGAGAGGGCATGTCTTCGAGGAGATGCAGAGGCCGGGTACCCCTCTATACAACATCAAGGCTTACCTCCCTGTCATCGAGTCCTTTGGGTTCTCCAGCCAACTGAGGGCTGCAACCTCTGGTCAGGCTTTCCCCCAGTGTGTGTTTGACCATTGGGACATGATGGGCTCTGATCCTTTGGAGGCGGGCTCCCAGGCTGCTCAGCTGGTGCTGGATATCCGCAAGAGGAAGGGTCTCAAGGAACAGATGACCCCTCTTTCTGAGTTTGAGGACAAGCTCTAATTTTCTCGTTTTGCTACTGTTACCTGGTTTAATTGTCGGTTCAACTCCTGTACTGGGAACTACTATCTTGTTTCCTTTTAGTTGTCAAATGCATGTTTCTGAACATCATTGGTCATACTGTAGATGGTAGTGTGCTGCTGAGGCACTTTTTGCTATCCATCGTGGTGTAACAGATGAAACAGTTGGTATATGCTTTGTTAAGTGGAAGTGTTGCAGTAAATGCTTGTGCCATCCTGATTTAATGCTTGTTTCCTTTCTGTTGGAAAATGCTTGCTTTTAAGATAATTTCACTCTTGTTGCATGCTCTTTCTTTGCCTTCACATTACGGCTTTGAGTTGTCCGATAAAATGATTTGCGTTTTCTCGTGTGGTTAGAATTTCATCGTCTTTGAATGAATCGGTGTCTGGATCTGGTAgctgctgctatttatctgtaattGCTGATTACTTATTTGCAATAAGAGATTGAGGACTGGAATGATGGTTAGTTTGTGTACCATCAGACAACTCCTGTGTCTTTTTTCCAGAAGAAAAATATTCATGACTTATCCAATATAGTTTTATAGGTAACTTATCATGACATTTTTTTCTTACATCATAACAGTTTCTCAAAATAAATttcctaagagcatctccaacaacttggtatttcaacatgctatcctaccaaatttgctaaaagcataaaaatcctcctccaacaactccttatctcaacttgctaaatttcccaagttgctatccagaggtttctactgccgagatttgtcaagttgctatcccaagttgctatcccgagcgcaacttgttggagacacatattcttttaccaagtgagcgggtcccatctgtcatcctctatttttaccaagtgagaatagcaacttattggagacacatctttttttattttgctaaacaaattagcaacttgctataactcaagatttgacaagtgaattttaccaagttgttggagatgctctaacacaGCTTTTGTATAATTATTTTTACGAATAATGTAACTCATTCACGTATTTTTTGTTCAAGGTCTAATACTATACACAACTTTTGCAGCAAAATTTTTTACATGATATGTTCCAAACTAACTTTTCAACATAAAAAATTTATTCATAGTACATAAAAAAACACTTTGTTCGTTTAGCTGATAAATCATGATATGTTGGCTGCTTTGCTGTGAGAGGAAAACATTATTGAACGATGACAATGCTGTGTGGGATATGGCCACGATGTTCGCTCCGGAGCCAACAATTGTGAATACTCAGTCCATCCTAATGTAACGTTTGATTTGGTAAAAAAAAGTaatgtttaatttttttttgacattAAATTTGACCActcattttattaaaaaaattatatatgctCCTGGATTTTCATTTAaatgaaatattttttttaacttcCCCTACAAAGGCTCTTTGTAATTTTATCTCACCACCAGATGTGCATTGACAATCAAGCATAAATGGCATGATAAATGTGAAGTGCCGTCGTTGTCATTGGAGTGGCAGGTGAATACTCACATGCGAAACTTCCTAATCAATAATGCAAATATACATAACTTTGAAACTTCCTGATTTCAAAGATGGTTTACAAAGTTTACAAGGGACAGCACAACATTTTTCTATTTGGTCATATTAGTCAAAGGTTTCTTGTTTGTAATAACAGATGTTCAGGTATACAATTTTGCAGGATTTGCATGTTAACTGTTATGTCATCGTCGTCACAAGCAGCTTCCCGGCACAGTGATTCTTCCATAATCGGTTCCATTGTACTGGTATCAAAAGGATAACCTGATCTGTACTCCTTTATGGCTCTTATCTCACAATTTTGTTTGATAGGCAGTTCAATTTGGAACTCAAAGGGCAAAGGTTTTTCAGATTAACTTTCCAGCAAGTGGATATAAAGGACTGAATCCTTATTTGCAGTGCATGTACGTTCTTGTTTATTCAAATATTGTGTATTATATAATACCTAGATATTTAgtcatgaaaaataaatatgaattTTATTATAATTGAATTACGGGTGGTACATCATCATGATGAATAgttataatatatttttaattGACGTATTAAATTATATCATTATTGCTGTTTTTGTATGATTTTTCAATCACACATCAATAACAATCATAAGCACGTGCGTGGCTACTAgcataatataaatatatttatactttCCCCCAATCCATAAATTCGCATGAGTCTGCAAATTGAAAGGATTAACTTTCGGCCGATTTGCCTTCAGAACTGCAGTGTCAAGATTCTATCCAAAACTATAACCTGCAGATTACAGAAAGAGATTGAGAATTTAATTGACCTGAAGCATACAGGATTTCTGCAGCGCCTGTCCATCTCTGAATCTTTTGTATATGCAGCTGAGATTGTTCAAACATGATATAAGAGGAAGATTCCAACTGTTGTGCTTAAGCTGGATTTTGCAAAAAAGCATTCGACACTGTCAACTGGCTCGGTTTGATCAGTATTCTAGCTGCTCGAGGCTTCAACAACAAATGGAGAAGATGGATGCGGTGTATTGTACGTATTCCTTTTTCTTCTAGTTTTTTGACACCCTACAAGCACTTAATTGTCCTAAGAGGTGAGACCAGTGGAATCTCTAAGCTCAAGGAAGGAAGTACTGGACTGGACATGTTCTCCAATGCAACTGGCTTTAAAGATCTGTAATCAGAACAAGCGACGGAGCAGGAGCACTGGCCCTGCATCACTCGAAACCGTGGGTACTACTGGGTAGGCAGGAAGGGGAAATCGGCGACGGCGAGTCCTGCACGCCACGCCGAGCGAGTCGTCGGTCTCGGTCTCGGTCAGCCGATGCGGGCCGGTCCAAGCACGTACGTATACTAGTCTACCGTCCCGGGAGGCAGCTGGCCCGGCAGGGATGTTTCCGGCGGGGCTTCCCAGTCAGGACGTGCACGCAAACTCAGCGTGACGCAAAGCCTGacttcaaaaaattttacaaaatttttcagattctctgttA from Sorghum bicolor cultivar BTx623 chromosome 3, Sorghum_bicolor_NCBIv3, whole genome shotgun sequence encodes the following:
- the LOC8075553 gene encoding probable 3-hydroxyisobutyrate dehydrogenase-like 1, mitochondrial, translated to MLAGISRFLTRRRPPFPLAATATAAAAAMSSSSSTAANVSDRPISPDTTRVAWVGTGVMGQSMAGHLLSAGYALTVFNRTASKTQSLVSRGASLADSPRAAASAADVIFLMVGFPSDVRSTALDPSTGALSGLAPGGILVDMTTSDPTLAAEIAAAAAAAGCSAVDAPVSGGDRGARNAALSIFAGGDAAVVARLAPLFKLMGNALYMGGPGAGQRAKLGNQIAIASTMVGLVEGMVYAHKAGLDVAKWLEAISTGAAGSKSLELYGKRILERDMAAGFYVRHFVKDLGICLSECQAMGLSLPGLALAQQLYVSLMAHGEGGLGTQALILAVERLNNTSLEKKDE
- the LOC8075554 gene encoding elongation factor 2 — translated: MVKFTAEELRGIMDKKNNIRNMSVIAHVDHGKSTLTDSLVAAAGIIAQEVAGDVRMTDTRADEAERGITIKSTGISLYYEMTDESLKNYKGERDGNQYLINLIDSPGHVDFSSEVTAALRITDGALVVVDCIEGVCVQTETVLRQALGERIRPVLTVNKMDRCFLELQVEGEEAYQTFSRVIENANVIMATYEDKLLGDVQVYPEKGTVAFSAGLHGWAFTLTNFAKMYASKFGVDESKMMERLWGENFFDPATKKWTTKNTGSPTCKRGFVQFCYEPIKQIINTCMNDQKEKLWPMLQKLNVTMKADEKELIGKALMKRVMQTWLPASTALLEMMIFHLPSPAKAQKYRVENLYEGPLDDVYATAIRNCDPEGPLMLYVSKMIPASDKGRFFAFGRVFSGKVATGMKVRIMGPNYVPGQKKDLYVKSVQRTVIWMGKKQESVEDVPCGNTVAMVGLDQFITKNATLTNEKEVDACPIRAMKFSVSPVVRVAVQCKVASDLPKLVEGLKRLAKSDPMVLCTIEESGEHIIAGAGELHLEICLKDLQEDFMGGAEIIVSPPVVSFRETVLEKSCRTVMSKSPNKHNRLYMEARPLEEGLAEAIDEGRIGPRDDPKVRSQILSQEFGWDKDLAKKIWCFGPETTGPNMVVDMCKGVQYLNEIKDSVVAGFQWASKEGALAEENMRGICFEVCDVVLHADAIHRGGGQVIPTARRVIYASQLTAKPRLLEPVYLVEIQAPENALGGIYGVLNQKRGHVFEEMQRPGTPLYNIKAYLPVIESFGFSSQLRAATSGQAFPQCVFDHWDMMGSDPLEAGSQAAQLVLDIRKRKGLKEQMTPLSEFEDKL